The Papilio machaon chromosome 25, ilPapMach1.1, whole genome shotgun sequence genome contains a region encoding:
- the LOC106711008 gene encoding lysozyme isoform X2: protein MNKFHIFVLFTFLIYVEGIKFTRCRLATALQRTKLIEKTFLGNWVCLIEKVSNRDTRAMVVTPSGRKFYGLYQIPSRWCREGKKGGECNITCEALLDDDILDDTACAMDIFHKEGFKYWTQWTIRCKNDNLITNEIYKCPDLLGKKPQSELFWNRMKRVIARSTTNQSTPDDYYTFYWIN, encoded by the exons atgaacaaatttcatattttcgtactgtttacttttttaatctatgtggAAGGGATTAAATTTACAAGATGCAGGTTAGCAACGGCCTTGCAAAGGACGAAACTGATCGAGAAAACATTTCTGGGTAATt gGGTTTGTTTGATAGAAAAAGTGAGTAACAGAGATACGAGAGCAATGGTTGTAACACCCAGTGGTAGAAAATTCTATGGATTATATCag attcCAAGTCGATGGTGCAGAGAAGGGAAAAAAGGTGGAGAATGCAATATAACTTGTGAAG cgCTTTTGGATGATGATATTCTTGACGACACAGCCTGCGCCATGGATATATTCCACAAGGAGGGATTTAAATATTGGACGCAGTGGACGATAAGGTGCAAGAACGATAACCTGATAACAAACGAAATTTACAA atGTCCGGATCTGCTCGGAAAAAAACCACAGTCAGAATTATTCTGGAACAGAATGAAACGTGTGATAGCTAGAAGTACTACGAATCAATCCACTCCTGAtgattattatacattttattggaTAAATTGA
- the LOC106711008 gene encoding lysozyme isoform X1: protein MRIARVLVVFIYLLVVNIDGKRFETRCKLVRELIRIGLPNDVFLGQWVCLIEKVSNRDTRAMVVTPSGRKFYGLYQIPSRWCREGKKGGECNITCEALLDDDILDDTACAMDIFHKEGFKYWTQWTIRCKNDNLITNEIYKCPDLLGKKPQSELFWNRMKRVIARSTTNQSTPDDYYTFYWIN from the exons ATGCGTATCGCACGTGTtcttgttgtttttatatatttacttgtcGTAAACATAGACGGGAAAAGATTCGAAACAAGATGCAAACTGGTACGTGAATTGATACGTATTGGTTTACCAAATGACGTATTCCTCGGACAAT gGGTTTGTTTGATAGAAAAAGTGAGTAACAGAGATACGAGAGCAATGGTTGTAACACCCAGTGGTAGAAAATTCTATGGATTATATCag attcCAAGTCGATGGTGCAGAGAAGGGAAAAAAGGTGGAGAATGCAATATAACTTGTGAAG cgCTTTTGGATGATGATATTCTTGACGACACAGCCTGCGCCATGGATATATTCCACAAGGAGGGATTTAAATATTGGACGCAGTGGACGATAAGGTGCAAGAACGATAACCTGATAACAAACGAAATTTACAA atGTCCGGATCTGCTCGGAAAAAAACCACAGTCAGAATTATTCTGGAACAGAATGAAACGTGTGATAGCTAGAAGTACTACGAATCAATCCACTCCTGAtgattattatacattttattggaTAAATTGA
- the LOC106710992 gene encoding odorant receptor 4-like, with protein sequence MDETVQTFNRVLRFAGISFFSKTNQLSKRWLIFQISNYIHGFITVVFTSAFVILHFNNMLLCIQGACIWTTGVIMFTSLSVCLLFRRKFQIFLKEMVFKDSLLDMPLIVHVLESNCTGLLKDLKDLVKESEEKFFRFARILLKTYIIIGGVCVTLYLCCAIYQMIKSKDNTLRLLAFDMWFPWSLENFYVYVASFVFQAYSSYLCCIANPGLQSTIILLVSQTIRQLKIITFILENLNELSIQLTDNKDNWQYCCTEILSQCFKRYVKLKRFINRLNSVCQLFYLTLILVALMLVGMCSVKIAISNKLAADTMKYYVHNLYFILTVLMICLLGQQVENECENFELAVTEKWYLFDKKHIKGVLIFKMAVSKGMPMYIFGSITISLPTFTWFIKTGMSFFALVMSVLEG encoded by the exons ATGGACGAAACAGTTCAAACGTTTAATAGAGTTCTTCGGTTTGCTggaatttcttttttctctAAAACCAATCAGTTATCTAAACGATGGttgatatttcaaatttcgaatTACATTCATGGATTTATAACGGTCGTTTTTACTTCAGCTTTTGTTAtacttcattttaataatatgctTTTGTGTATTCAAGGCGCTTGCATTTGGACAACTGGAGTCATCATGTTTACTTCTTTAAGCGTATGTTTGCTTTTTAGAAGAAAATTCCAGATCTTTCTTAAAGAGATGGTTTTCAAAGACTCGTTGTTAGATATGCCTTTGATTGTTCACGTTTTGGAAAGTAATTGCACTGGTCTattgaaagatttaaaagatttgGTAAAAGAATCCGAAGAGAAGTTTTTTAGATTCGctagaattttattaaaaacctaCATCATCATTGGAGGGGTCTGCGTAACACTTTATTTGTGCTGTGCCATTTATCAGATGATCAAGTCTAAGGACAATACTTTGAGGTTATTAG CTTTTGATATGTGGTTCCCGTGGAGTTTGGAAAACTTCTACGTATACGTGGCTTCGTTCGTATTTCAAGCTTACTCTAGTTACTTATGTTGCATTG cAAATCCTGGACTTCAATCTACAATAATACTGTTAGTAAGTCAAACAATACGCCAGTTGAAGATCATTAcgtttattttagaaaatcttAATGAATTGTCAATTCAGTTGACAGATAACAAGGATAATTGGCAATACTGTTGTACTGAAATTTtatcacaatgttttaaacgttacgttaaattaaaaag ATTCATAAACCGTCTCAATTCCGTAtgtcagttattttatttgacgtTAATACTTGTTGCATTGATGCTGGTTGGTATGTGCTCAGTGAAAATAGCCATTTCT aatAAATTAGCTGCAGACACAATGAAATATTATGTAcacaatctttattttattcttactgTTTTAATGATATGCTTACTTGGCCAACAAGTGGAAAATGAG TGTGAGAATTTTGAATTGGCGGTCACAGAAAAATGGTATCTGTTCGATAAGAAACATATAAAAGGTGtcttaattttcaaaatggccGTTAGTAAAGGAATGCCGATGTATATTTTCGGATCTATAACAATATCTTTACCAACTTTTACATGG ttcatTAAAACCGGCATGTCGTTTTTCGCATTAGTTATGTCAGTGTTAGAAGGATAA